From Pseudomonas hefeiensis, one genomic window encodes:
- a CDS encoding nucleotidyltransferase family protein, with amino-acid sequence MSGSIGVIILAAGSGSRFREVAGQDKDKLLADCTGRDDAVRSVIEQVLVNLPASLEKRVLVTREDRPQAIRMAQAYGCDFVELDSPGLGDSIAAGVQACPDLDGWLIVLGDMPFILPSSIEQVVARISEDGISVPVLGGEYGHPVGFGRAFGAKLMALTADRGAKVLFTGARVVEVAVDDPGVTWDVDVPEALAFK; translated from the coding sequence ATGTCTGGATCGATTGGCGTGATCATTCTCGCGGCAGGATCGGGCAGTCGTTTCCGTGAGGTTGCAGGCCAGGACAAAGATAAGTTGCTGGCCGATTGCACGGGCCGTGATGACGCCGTCCGATCGGTCATTGAGCAGGTGTTGGTGAACTTGCCAGCCTCCCTGGAAAAGCGTGTGCTGGTGACCCGCGAGGATCGTCCACAGGCGATTCGCATGGCGCAGGCTTATGGGTGCGATTTTGTCGAGCTGGACTCGCCCGGCCTGGGTGACAGTATCGCTGCGGGTGTCCAGGCTTGCCCGGACCTTGATGGCTGGTTGATCGTGCTGGGTGACATGCCGTTCATCCTGCCGTCGAGCATCGAGCAGGTGGTGGCGCGGATCAGTGAGGATGGCATCAGTGTGCCGGTCCTTGGGGGTGAATATGGGCATCCTGTCGGATTTGGCCGTGCGTTTGGTGCGAAATTGATGGCATTGACCGCAGATCGCGGCGCCAAGGTGTTGTTTACCGGGGCGCGAGTGGTTGAGGTGGCGGTGGACGATCCTGGCGTGACGTGGGATGTCGATGTGCCAGAGGCACTGGCCTTCAAATAA
- the rne gene encoding ribonuclease E, with product MKRMLINATQPEELRVALVDGQRLYDLDIESGAREQKKANIYKGRITRIEPSLEAAFVDFGSERHGFLPLKEISREYFKKAPEGRVNIKDVLSEGQEVIVQVEKEERGNKGAALTTFISLAGRYLVLMPNNPRAGGISRRIEGEERNELREALNGLVAPADMGLIVRTAGLGRSSEEMQWDLDYLLQLWTAIKEASLDRSAPFLIYQESNVIIRAIRDYLRQDIGEVLIDSVEAQDEALTFIRQVMPQYASKIKLYEDSVPLFNRFQIESQIETAFQRVVELPSGGSIVIDPTEALVSIDINSARATKGSDIEETALQTNLEAAEEIARQLRLRDIGGLIVIDFIDMTPAKNQRAVEEKVRECLEADRARVQVGRISRFGLLEMSRQRLRPSLGESSGIVCPRCNGTGIIRDVESLSLAILRLIEEEALKDRTAEVRAQVPIPVAAFLLNEKRNSITKIELRTRARIVILPNDHLETPHFEVQRLRDDSPEAHTNQTSYEIAAAAAEVEEVQPAAATRTLVRQEAAVKTAPARANAPVPTEAAAPAPAPATAPEPSLFKGLVKSLVSLFATKEEPATPAVVAKPAATERPARNEERRNGRQQTRNRNGRRDEERKPREERAPREERAPREPREERQPREAREEAPAVAREERAPRPPREERQPRAPREDRKPRGEREERVRELREPLDAAPAVAAATAEERPARQPREERAPRPPREERQPRAEQAVAASEDEVLNSEEQLQEDGQDNAEGDRPRRRSRGQRRRSNRRERQRDANGNVIEGSEASESTENAEAPSAADLAAGLAVTAAVASSSISAPAEAEAHEQAERATTAVENTPVEAPVVEATTPVEMTASPEVEVAPVREAEPQAEAEPAPVVEQPVVAAQPVVETAAEEQAPEPVREEQTAFNWHAEPTAPTPVVEAEPTPEPVKAAEPEVIEPAPVVEAPVIAEAPAPADEPAPASALTANGRAPNDPREVRRRKREAERLQKEAEQAAAAAAQAPAAESAPVEEAIEAAPAPVAETTDEPATVESAPVIDEPQHSAEEVAPRHTEALEKEHEPKPHA from the coding sequence ATGAAAAGAATGCTGATTAACGCAACTCAACCCGAAGAGTTGCGTGTTGCACTGGTAGACGGCCAGCGCCTCTACGACCTGGATATCGAATCCGGTGCACGCGAGCAGAAGAAGGCCAACATCTATAAAGGCCGGATTACTCGCATCGAACCAAGCCTTGAGGCTGCCTTTGTCGATTTCGGCTCTGAGCGCCACGGCTTCCTGCCCCTCAAAGAAATCTCCCGCGAATACTTCAAGAAGGCCCCAGAAGGCCGCGTCAACATCAAGGACGTCCTGAGCGAAGGCCAGGAAGTCATCGTCCAGGTCGAAAAAGAAGAACGTGGCAACAAGGGTGCGGCCCTGACCACCTTCATCAGCCTGGCTGGCCGCTACCTGGTCCTGATGCCGAACAACCCTCGCGCCGGTGGCATCTCTCGCCGCATCGAAGGCGAAGAGCGCAACGAACTGCGTGAAGCCCTCAATGGCCTGGTCGCACCTGCCGACATGGGCCTGATCGTGCGCACTGCCGGCCTTGGCCGCAGCAGCGAAGAAATGCAGTGGGACCTCGATTACCTGCTGCAACTGTGGACCGCCATCAAAGAAGCCTCGCTGGATCGCTCCGCGCCGTTCCTGATCTACCAGGAAAGCAACGTGATCATCCGCGCCATCCGCGATTACCTGCGCCAGGACATCGGCGAAGTGCTGATCGACAGCGTCGAAGCCCAGGACGAAGCCCTGACCTTCATTCGCCAGGTCATGCCGCAGTACGCCAGCAAGATCAAGCTCTATGAAGACAGCGTTCCGCTGTTCAACCGCTTCCAGATCGAAAGCCAGATCGAGACTGCGTTCCAGCGCGTCGTTGAACTGCCATCCGGCGGCTCCATCGTCATCGATCCGACCGAAGCCCTGGTGTCCATCGACATCAACTCGGCGCGCGCCACCAAAGGCAGCGACATCGAAGAAACGGCCCTGCAGACCAACCTTGAAGCCGCCGAGGAAATCGCCCGTCAGTTGCGCCTGCGCGACATCGGCGGCCTGATCGTCATCGACTTCATCGACATGACCCCGGCCAAGAACCAGCGCGCCGTGGAAGAAAAGGTCCGTGAGTGCCTGGAAGCCGACCGCGCTCGCGTACAGGTCGGTCGTATTTCGCGCTTTGGCCTGCTGGAAATGTCCCGTCAGCGCCTGCGCCCTTCCCTGGGCGAGAGCAGCGGCATCGTCTGCCCGCGTTGCAACGGCACCGGTATCATCCGTGACGTCGAGTCGCTGTCCCTGGCGATCCTGCGCCTGATCGAAGAAGAAGCGCTGAAAGACCGCACCGCCGAAGTCCGCGCCCAGGTGCCGATCCCGGTGGCTGCGTTCCTGCTCAACGAAAAACGCAACTCGATCACCAAGATCGAACTGCGCACCCGCGCCCGCATCGTCATCCTGCCGAACGATCATCTTGAGACGCCGCACTTCGAAGTGCAGCGCCTGCGTGATGACAGCCCGGAAGCCCACACCAATCAGACCAGCTACGAAATCGCTGCTGCCGCTGCCGAAGTGGAAGAAGTCCAGCCGGCTGCCGCCACTCGCACCCTGGTTCGCCAGGAAGCCGCGGTCAAGACTGCTCCAGCCCGCGCCAACGCACCGGTTCCGACCGAAGCGGCCGCGCCGGCACCGGCACCTGCCACCGCGCCGGAACCAAGCCTGTTCAAAGGCTTGGTGAAGTCCCTGGTCAGCCTGTTCGCCACCAAGGAAGAGCCTGCTACCCCGGCCGTCGTCGCCAAGCCTGCCGCTACCGAGCGGCCTGCCCGCAACGAAGAGCGCCGTAACGGTCGCCAGCAGACCCGCAACCGCAACGGTCGTCGTGACGAAGAGCGCAAGCCACGCGAAGAACGCGCACCGCGTGAAGAGCGCGCGCCACGTGAGCCTCGTGAAGAACGCCAGCCGCGCGAAGCCCGTGAGGAAGCGCCAGCCGTAGCTCGCGAAGAGCGCGCACCGCGTCCACCGCGCGAAGAACGCCAGCCTCGCGCACCTCGTGAAGATCGCAAGCCACGTGGCGAGCGTGAAGAACGTGTTCGTGAACTGCGCGAACCGCTGGATGCCGCCCCCGCCGTTGCTGCCGCCACCGCTGAAGAGCGTCCGGCCCGTCAACCTCGCGAAGAGCGCGCACCGCGTCCACCACGTGAAGAGCGTCAGCCACGCGCCGAGCAGGCCGTCGCTGCCAGCGAAGACGAAGTACTGAACAGCGAAGAGCAACTGCAGGAAGACGGTCAGGACAATGCCGAAGGCGATCGTCCACGCCGCCGCTCCCGTGGCCAGCGTCGTCGCAGCAACCGTCGTGAGCGTCAACGCGACGCCAACGGCAATGTGATCGAAGGTTCGGAAGCATCCGAATCCACCGAGAACGCCGAAGCGCCAAGCGCTGCCGACCTGGCTGCCGGCCTGGCCGTCACCGCCGCGGTTGCCAGCAGCTCGATCAGCGCTCCCGCCGAAGCCGAGGCTCACGAACAGGCCGAACGTGCCACCACTGCGGTGGAAAACACGCCGGTTGAAGCACCTGTGGTCGAAGCCACCACCCCGGTTGAAATGACTGCTTCGCCAGAAGTGGAAGTTGCACCGGTTCGTGAAGCCGAACCTCAAGCCGAGGCCGAGCCTGCTCCGGTCGTCGAGCAACCCGTTGTTGCCGCGCAACCTGTGGTCGAGACTGCGGCCGAGGAACAAGCACCGGAGCCAGTGCGCGAAGAGCAGACCGCGTTCAACTGGCACGCCGAGCCAACCGCACCGACACCAGTCGTCGAGGCAGAGCCGACACCAGAACCGGTGAAAGCAGCCGAACCAGAAGTGATCGAGCCGGCTCCAGTGGTCGAGGCGCCTGTGATCGCCGAAGCGCCTGCACCGGCGGATGAGCCTGCACCTGCCAGCGCCCTGACCGCGAACGGCCGCGCGCCGAACGACCCACGTGAAGTGCGTCGCCGCAAGCGTGAAGCCGAGCGGCTGCAGAAGGAAGCCGAACAGGCCGCCGCTGCCGCTGCTCAAGCGCCTGCCGCTGAGTCGGCACCCGTGGAGGAAGCAATCGAGGCAGCCCCTGCCCCGGTCGCTGAAACCACAGATGAACCAGCTACCGTTGAATCGGCTCCAGTGATCGATGAACCTCAGCACTCCGCTGAAGAAGTCGCACCTCGCCACACTGAAGCCCTGGAAAAAGAGCACGAGCCTAAACCTCACGCCTGA
- the rluC gene encoding 23S rRNA pseudouridine(955/2504/2580) synthase RluC: MTTTAPSTPGVQLLEVSPEYAGQRIDNFLLARLKGVPKTLIYRILRKGEVRVNKGRIKPEYKLQAGDIVRVPPVRVPERDEPVPLAQGLLQRLEASIVFEDKALIVLNKPAGIAVHGGSGLNFGVIEAFRQLRPDTKELELVHRLDRDTSGLLMIAKKRSMLRHLHEQLRGDGVDKRYMALVRGRWEASIKQVRAPLLKSNLRSGERMVEVNEEGKEALTVFKVLRRFGDYATMVEAKPVTGRTHQIRVHTLHAGHCIAGDSKYGDDDFSREIRELGGKRLFLHAYMLTVPLPDGGELKLQAPVDEMWAKTVERLSAS; encoded by the coding sequence ATGACGACTACTGCCCCTTCGACCCCTGGCGTTCAACTGCTCGAGGTCTCGCCGGAATATGCCGGCCAACGAATCGATAACTTCCTTCTAGCCCGACTCAAAGGCGTGCCCAAGACCTTGATTTATCGCATTTTGCGCAAGGGTGAAGTGCGGGTGAACAAAGGTCGGATCAAGCCCGAATACAAGCTTCAGGCGGGCGATATCGTGCGCGTGCCGCCGGTTCGCGTGCCCGAGCGCGATGAGCCTGTGCCCCTGGCCCAAGGGCTGTTGCAGCGCCTGGAAGCCTCGATCGTCTTTGAAGACAAGGCGCTGATCGTGCTCAACAAGCCCGCGGGCATTGCGGTTCACGGCGGCAGCGGCCTGAATTTCGGCGTGATCGAGGCCTTTCGTCAGTTGCGCCCCGACACCAAGGAACTGGAACTGGTCCATCGCCTGGATCGCGACACCTCCGGCCTGCTGATGATCGCCAAGAAGCGCAGCATGTTGCGGCACTTGCATGAGCAATTGCGCGGCGATGGCGTCGACAAGCGCTACATGGCGCTGGTGCGGGGGCGTTGGGAGGCATCCATCAAGCAAGTCCGCGCACCGTTGCTCAAGAGTAACCTGCGTTCCGGCGAGCGCATGGTGGAAGTCAACGAAGAAGGCAAGGAGGCGCTGACGGTGTTCAAGGTGCTGCGCCGCTTTGGTGATTACGCCACCATGGTCGAGGCCAAGCCGGTGACTGGCCGCACCCACCAGATTCGCGTGCATACTCTGCATGCCGGGCATTGCATCGCCGGAGACAGCAAGTACGGTGACGACGATTTCAGCAGGGAAATTCGCGAACTGGGTGGCAAGCGCCTGTTTCTCCATGCCTACATGTTGACGGTACCGTTGCCCGATGGCGGCGAGTTGAAATTGCAGGCCCCGGTGGATGAAATGTGGGCCAAGACCGTGGAGCGGTTGAGTGCATCCTGA
- a CDS encoding HAD-IIIA family hydrolase: MHPEYKLLIFDWDGTLANSIGRIVEAMHVASDRAGFARCDDFAVKGIIGLGLPEAIRSLYPEIGDDELLVFRQYYADHYIALEAEPSPLFDGVVDTLESLRGEGYRLAVATGKARRGLDRVLKSHGWEDYFDITRAADETASKPHPLMLEQIMAHCDMRPEQALMVGDSSFDLQMARNAGMGSVAVSYGAQTIEALQAFEPRLAIDHFSELHAWLSRRAN, translated from the coding sequence GTGCATCCTGAATACAAGCTGCTGATCTTCGATTGGGATGGCACTCTGGCGAACTCCATCGGTCGGATTGTGGAGGCAATGCATGTCGCCTCTGACCGGGCGGGGTTTGCCAGGTGTGATGATTTTGCCGTGAAAGGCATCATCGGCCTCGGGTTGCCGGAAGCGATTCGTAGTTTGTACCCGGAGATTGGCGACGATGAGCTGCTGGTTTTCCGTCAGTATTACGCCGACCACTACATTGCCTTGGAGGCCGAGCCTTCGCCGTTGTTTGACGGTGTGGTAGACACACTTGAATCCCTGCGGGGCGAGGGGTATCGCCTGGCTGTCGCCACCGGCAAGGCGCGTCGTGGGCTGGATCGGGTACTGAAATCCCATGGCTGGGAGGATTATTTCGATATCACCCGCGCTGCGGACGAAACCGCGAGCAAGCCGCATCCGTTGATGCTCGAGCAGATCATGGCCCACTGCGACATGCGGCCGGAACAGGCGTTGATGGTGGGCGATTCTTCGTTCGACCTGCAGATGGCGCGCAACGCCGGTATGGGGTCGGTTGCGGTGAGCTACGGTGCGCAGACGATCGAGGCGCTGCAGGCCTTCGAGCCGCGGCTGGCGATCGACCATTTTTCTGAATTGCACGCCTGGCTGAGCCGGCGGGCCAATTAA
- a CDS encoding S49 family peptidase produces MTDEWKAPPKASAENGDDKSWKLLEKTLLAGVQEQRRSRRWGIFFKLLTFVYLFVALLLFTPLMDLEKSAGRGSAYTALIDIEGMIAHKEPASADNIVGSLRAAFEDPKVKGVVLRINSPGGSPVQSGYVYDEIVRLRALHPGIKVYAVISDLGASGAYYIASAADQIYADKASLVGSIGVTAAGYGFVGTMEKLGVERRVYTSGEHKSFLDPFQPQKPEETAFWQGVLDTTHKQFIASVKKGRGERLKDKEHPELFSGLVWSGEQALPLGLIDGLGSASSVARDVIGEKELVDFTIEESPFDRFSKKLGASIAEHLAMWMGFQGPTLR; encoded by the coding sequence ATGACCGACGAATGGAAGGCACCGCCCAAGGCGAGCGCCGAGAACGGTGACGATAAAAGCTGGAAGCTGTTGGAGAAGACCCTGCTGGCTGGGGTGCAGGAGCAGCGTCGTTCCCGCCGCTGGGGCATTTTCTTCAAGCTGCTGACGTTTGTTTATCTCTTTGTTGCGTTATTGCTGTTCACGCCACTGATGGATCTGGAAAAAAGCGCCGGGCGGGGATCGGCGTACACCGCGTTGATCGACATCGAAGGCATGATTGCCCATAAGGAGCCCGCCAGTGCGGACAATATCGTCGGTAGTCTGCGGGCTGCTTTCGAAGATCCCAAGGTCAAGGGTGTGGTGTTGCGCATCAACAGCCCGGGTGGCAGCCCGGTGCAGTCGGGGTATGTCTATGACGAGATCGTTCGGTTGCGCGCATTGCACCCGGGCATCAAGGTCTACGCGGTCATCTCCGATCTGGGTGCTTCCGGTGCTTACTACATTGCCAGTGCGGCCGATCAGATCTATGCCGATAAAGCGAGCCTGGTGGGCTCTATTGGCGTGACGGCGGCCGGCTATGGGTTTGTCGGGACGATGGAGAAACTGGGCGTGGAGCGCCGGGTGTACACCTCTGGCGAGCACAAGTCGTTCCTTGATCCGTTCCAGCCGCAAAAGCCTGAAGAAACTGCGTTTTGGCAAGGCGTGCTCGATACGACCCACAAGCAATTCATTGCCAGCGTCAAGAAGGGGCGCGGCGAGCGCCTCAAAGACAAGGAGCATCCCGAGCTGTTCTCTGGTCTGGTTTGGTCTGGGGAACAGGCCTTGCCGCTGGGCTTGATCGATGGCCTGGGCAGTGCCAGTTCGGTGGCGCGGGATGTGATCGGCGAAAAGGAGCTGGTGGACTTCACCATCGAAGAGTCGCCATTTGATCGCTTCTCGAAGAAGCTGGGGGCAAGCATCGCCGAGCATCTGGCGATGTGGATGGGGTTCCAGGGGCCGACGTTGCGCTAG
- a CDS encoding Maf family protein: MLPLLLASSSAYRRQLLARLGLPFVCSSPDIDESHRPGEPALDLVKRLAREKALALADSHPAHLIIGSDQVAVLGERILGKPHTFENAREQLLAASGARVTFLTGLALLNSQTGACQVDCVPFTVHMRTLDPARVERYLLAEQPYDCAGSFKAEGLGVSLFQSTEGPDATSLIGLPLIRLVDMLLAEGVPVP; the protein is encoded by the coding sequence ATGCTGCCTTTATTACTCGCCTCAAGCTCAGCGTATCGCCGGCAATTGCTTGCCCGCCTGGGACTGCCGTTCGTCTGCAGCTCGCCGGACATCGACGAAAGCCATCGCCCTGGCGAGCCAGCACTGGACCTGGTAAAACGCCTGGCCCGGGAAAAAGCCCTGGCCCTGGCGGACAGCCACCCGGCGCACCTGATCATCGGCTCGGATCAGGTGGCCGTGCTCGGCGAGCGCATTCTGGGCAAGCCCCATACCTTCGAGAACGCTCGCGAACAACTGCTGGCCGCCAGCGGCGCCAGGGTCACCTTTCTGACCGGTCTGGCGCTACTCAACAGCCAAACTGGCGCCTGCCAGGTCGATTGCGTTCCGTTTACCGTCCACATGCGTACGCTGGACCCGGCACGCGTCGAACGCTACCTGCTGGCCGAGCAACCTTATGACTGCGCAGGCAGCTTCAAGGCCGAAGGGCTTGGCGTGAGCCTGTTCCAAAGCACAGAAGGCCCGGACGCCACCAGCCTGATCGGCCTGCCGTTGATTCGTCTTGTGGATATGTTGCTGGCAGAGGGTGTGCCGGTTCCCTGA
- a CDS encoding YceD family protein, whose protein sequence is MLNDPIPPHVDPRKLADRGTTLQGELLLADLKRLCDPLSDDVGTVQAKFVFERDERKSVVIHSFIDTEVKMVCQRCLELVTLPIHSECSYAVVKEGANTQSLPKGYDVLELGEDPLDLQSLIEEELLLALPIVPAHHPEECQQPAGADEPEPSEDEVTRSNPFSVLAQLKRDPNV, encoded by the coding sequence ATGTTGAATGACCCGATTCCACCTCACGTTGACCCGCGCAAATTGGCTGACCGTGGCACCACCCTTCAAGGTGAGCTGCTGCTGGCCGATTTGAAGAGACTCTGCGACCCGCTTTCCGACGATGTCGGTACGGTCCAGGCCAAATTCGTTTTTGAACGAGATGAACGTAAATCTGTGGTAATTCACAGCTTTATCGACACTGAAGTCAAAATGGTTTGCCAGCGTTGTCTTGAGCTGGTCACCCTGCCGATCCACAGCGAATGCAGTTACGCCGTGGTGAAGGAGGGTGCGAATACCCAGTCGTTACCGAAAGGTTATGACGTGCTGGAACTGGGCGAAGATCCATTGGATCTGCAGTCACTGATCGAGGAGGAGCTTCTGCTCGCCTTGCCCATTGTGCCTGCTCATCATCCGGAAGAATGCCAGCAGCCGGCGGGAGCAGATGAGCCCGAACCGAGCGAGGACGAGGTAACGCGGTCCAACCCGTTCAGTGTATTGGCGCAGTTAAAGCGTGACCCAAACGTTTAG
- the rpmF gene encoding 50S ribosomal protein L32: MAVQQNKKSRSARDMRRSHDALEASTLSVEKTTGEVHLRHHVSPEGVYRGRKVIDKGADE, encoded by the coding sequence ATGGCTGTTCAGCAGAACAAAAAATCCCGCTCTGCCCGTGACATGCGCCGTTCGCACGACGCTCTCGAGGCTAGCACCCTGTCTGTAGAAAAAACCACCGGTGAAGTTCACCTGCGTCACCACGTATCGCCAGAAGGCGTATACCGTGGTCGTAAAGTGATCGACAAGGGCGCTGACGAGTAA